Proteins from one Deinococcus sp. AB2017081 genomic window:
- the ychF gene encoding redox-regulated ATPase YchF, whose amino-acid sequence MGLAIGIVGLPNVGKSTLFNAITRAGALAANYPFATIEPNVGRVTVPDERLAALSRVFTKGERVPPIIPTFVEFVDIAGLVKGASQGEGLGNQFLANIRETDAIAHVVRCFEDGNVIHVANRVDPIDDIETINTELVLADLAGLEKRVQGLSKKAKGGDKDAREQLTLAEAILAVLGEGKPARAGSYDAPIPKDFGLITTKPVIYVANVGEDDLTQDNEHVRKVREYAAAEGAQVVKISAQIEGELAEMPEDEARVFLTDLGVEESGLDQLVKVGYETLGLITFITSGEKEVRAWTIHRGETAPEAAGEIHSDLQRGFIRAEVIEWEKMVEAGGWSAAKGKGWVRTEGKDYVMKDGDIMNVLHNM is encoded by the coding sequence ATGGGACTAGCCATCGGGATCGTCGGACTGCCGAATGTCGGCAAGAGCACGCTGTTCAATGCCATCACACGCGCGGGGGCGCTGGCCGCCAACTACCCGTTCGCGACCATCGAGCCCAACGTCGGTCGGGTGACCGTGCCGGACGAGCGGCTCGCGGCGCTGAGCCGGGTCTTCACCAAGGGCGAGCGGGTGCCGCCGATCATCCCGACCTTCGTGGAGTTCGTGGACATCGCGGGTCTGGTCAAGGGCGCGTCGCAGGGCGAGGGGCTGGGCAACCAGTTCCTGGCGAACATCCGCGAGACGGACGCCATCGCGCATGTCGTGCGCTGCTTCGAGGACGGCAACGTGATCCACGTGGCGAACCGCGTCGATCCCATCGATGACATCGAGACCATCAACACCGAGCTGGTGCTGGCCGACCTGGCGGGCCTGGAAAAGCGCGTGCAGGGCCTGAGCAAGAAGGCCAAGGGCGGCGACAAGGACGCCCGCGAGCAGCTCACGCTGGCCGAGGCGATCCTGGCCGTGCTGGGCGAGGGCAAGCCTGCCCGCGCCGGGTCGTACGACGCGCCGATCCCGAAGGACTTCGGCCTGATCACGACCAAGCCTGTGATCTACGTGGCGAACGTCGGTGAGGACGACCTGACGCAGGACAACGAGCACGTCCGGAAGGTGCGCGAATACGCGGCGGCCGAGGGGGCCCAGGTCGTGAAGATCAGCGCCCAGATCGAGGGCGAACTCGCCGAGATGCCCGAGGACGAGGCCCGCGTGTTCCTGACGGATCTGGGCGTCGAGGAGAGCGGCCTGGATCAGCTGGTCAAGGTCGGCTACGAGACGCTGGGCCTGATCACCTTCATCACGTCGGGCGAGAAGGAAGTCCGGGCCTGGACGATCCACCGGGGCGAGACGGCCCCAGAGGCCGCCGGTGAGATCCACAGCGACCTGCAGCGGGGCTTCATCCGCGCCGAGGTCATCGAGTGGGAGAAGATGGTCGAGGCCGGCGGCTGGTCGGCGGCCAAGGGCAAGGGCTGGGTGCGCACCGAGGGCAAGGACTACGTGATGAAGGACGGCGACATCATGAACGTCCTGCACAACATGTAA
- a CDS encoding S8 family serine peptidase, translating to MYPIIDFRPGVWRGVRALVLGLLVCVACAALTAARAQPAPAAAPAPFGLFPSVAAPGDPVWLTGSSGRAETGTIWVGGHPARLSRDPTSGWLTFTVPKTAAPGPQPVGGQAPPARGAAVLTVLPPGMAVEDVVLYVNPGAADDIRQQYVGRLKRLLDGCQRRCPQQLTAAIERLTSQVPFPELQPLGTAVPEPVTGRPGVRRLPAFRSPGPATPLLTMPGGNAAFRLEPLRSPAVVAGRSAGFCTQMAGLLRSASQGVPTGQVISLLTLLFAGDLSVDPTTAGHPYQTAIPYHNEQPRTVVETVLGIRQGSGAGVTIHVLDTASPTADDFTMDTPVLYYDLPPVANRPYHGRVVGEIAQAVAPDATVTLRQVCTLPGRAPGDCSTLETVNALCAVAQEARQGGRHVVNLSLGGAYPTLGLKLALREVAAVGVPTVASYGNRDDCVGHAPGDQCHHYPADWSDEFVTGMVPGSPTMLLSVAGWDIRDELQEFATYNRAVVIPWAQTPLPSVQAPGEFWSGGLPYFGTSFAAPVVSGVLAGWMSCRPGIPVVPLVTTPHQNPLASVVNACP from the coding sequence ATGTACCCGATCATCGACTTCCGTCCGGGCGTGTGGCGCGGTGTGCGGGCCCTCGTGCTGGGGCTGCTCGTCTGCGTGGCATGCGCGGCACTCACGGCAGCGCGGGCTCAGCCTGCACCGGCCGCCGCCCCGGCTCCGTTCGGTCTGTTTCCGTCGGTGGCCGCGCCCGGAGACCCGGTCTGGCTGACCGGGTCGAGTGGGCGTGCCGAGACTGGAACCATCTGGGTGGGCGGCCACCCGGCGCGACTGAGCCGGGATCCGACGTCGGGGTGGTTGACCTTCACCGTCCCGAAGACGGCGGCCCCAGGACCGCAGCCGGTCGGTGGTCAGGCCCCACCGGCGAGGGGAGCGGCCGTCCTCACCGTGCTCCCACCCGGCATGGCTGTGGAGGATGTCGTCCTGTACGTCAATCCGGGCGCTGCCGATGACATCCGGCAGCAGTATGTCGGACGGCTGAAGCGGCTGCTGGACGGATGTCAGCGACGCTGTCCTCAGCAACTCACCGCAGCCATCGAGCGCCTGACGTCGCAGGTTCCGTTTCCAGAGCTCCAGCCGCTGGGGACGGCCGTACCGGAACCGGTCACGGGCCGGCCTGGAGTCCGTCGGCTGCCTGCGTTCCGGTCGCCGGGCCCAGCGACGCCGCTGCTGACCATGCCCGGCGGGAACGCTGCGTTCCGGCTCGAACCCCTCCGCTCGCCTGCCGTGGTCGCTGGTCGCAGCGCAGGGTTCTGCACTCAGATGGCGGGACTGCTGAGATCTGCGTCCCAGGGGGTGCCCACAGGTCAGGTCATCTCGCTGCTGACACTGCTGTTCGCTGGCGACCTGTCGGTGGATCCCACCACCGCCGGACATCCCTACCAAACGGCCATCCCGTACCACAACGAACAGCCCCGCACCGTGGTCGAGACGGTGCTGGGAATCCGACAGGGCTCCGGCGCCGGCGTGACCATTCATGTCCTCGACACGGCCAGTCCCACCGCAGACGACTTCACGATGGACACGCCCGTCCTGTACTACGACCTGCCGCCCGTGGCGAACCGGCCCTACCACGGCCGCGTGGTGGGCGAGATCGCGCAGGCGGTCGCCCCGGACGCGACGGTCACCCTCCGGCAGGTCTGCACGCTGCCGGGCCGCGCGCCGGGCGACTGCTCGACCCTGGAGACCGTGAACGCCCTGTGTGCCGTGGCTCAGGAGGCCCGGCAGGGTGGACGCCATGTCGTCAATCTCAGTCTGGGGGGGGCGTATCCCACGCTGGGGCTCAAGCTGGCCCTGCGTGAGGTGGCGGCGGTGGGGGTGCCGACGGTCGCGTCATACGGGAACCGGGACGACTGCGTGGGCCACGCGCCGGGCGACCAGTGCCACCACTACCCGGCCGACTGGTCTGACGAGTTCGTCACGGGCATGGTGCCGGGATCGCCCACCATGCTCCTCAGTGTGGCGGGGTGGGATATCCGCGACGAGCTCCAGGAGTTCGCCACGTACAACCGCGCCGTCGTGATCCCGTGGGCACAGACGCCGCTGCCCAGCGTGCAGGCGCCCGGCGAGTTCTGGTCCGGTGGCCTGCCCTACTTCGGCACCTCGTTTGCGGCCCCGGTCGTCTCGGGCGTCCTGGCGGGCTGGATGTCGTGCCGGCCCGGCATCCCCGTGGTGCCGCTGGTCACCACACCACACCAGAATCCGCTGGCCAGTGTCGTGAACGCCTGCCCCTGA
- a CDS encoding S8/S53 family peptidase, with product MLSGIGMAQQIVQSAFRTVQVGQLGFVQLRSSSGEVALNLGVQSVVARRIPSQQNWYSFAVPKTTPLGYQLLRPASNGAFGGVIIDVQPADPVALGGFNPVAKGRFLLLFSSSAPSRIADLLSPEVVKKHRELARFDTSRVIIQNSPISKIMSLPGRGQVCGKNLYITGDILSSQQSPTLDALRQAATEGQGQHEDLLLVDPTTMPYPSDSSVPTDHVVPTTTEERIKHNLYMWEIIKKPSSIKSSEPPYGHAPLILVLDTAYKYESLIYDEHSTRREVSIRGEGNQIIKKLESSPFHGLQVGRLINSEPFGLAPGRDVRYYGVCAKGRCQLEKIIEAICVGVAEAVSGRKVIINMSFGSQNGKEILLGALKDARDAGVALVASAGNDDRCGSSGTACNQFPAQWFGDPNAAEPWKGGYSVGSMGLTSSIGASSNTLVSRPSVFAPGVFYLPAKEAGRAADLRLYVGSSFATPILSAALALWSECQPPGTPWPMAKNIADWKQGGDGVLNLDTMLSACK from the coding sequence ATGCTATCTGGTATCGGCATGGCTCAGCAAATTGTTCAATCTGCTTTCCGGACTGTGCAGGTAGGTCAGCTTGGGTTTGTCCAGTTGCGATCCAGTTCTGGAGAAGTTGCGCTCAATTTGGGGGTGCAGTCGGTCGTTGCAAGGCGAATTCCCTCTCAGCAGAATTGGTACTCGTTTGCTGTCCCTAAGACCACTCCTCTGGGTTATCAACTGCTACGGCCGGCTTCGAATGGAGCTTTTGGTGGAGTCATTATTGATGTTCAGCCTGCTGATCCAGTTGCTCTTGGAGGCTTCAATCCAGTAGCGAAAGGTAGATTCTTGTTACTTTTTAGCAGTTCTGCTCCATCAAGAATTGCCGATTTGTTATCTCCAGAAGTTGTCAAAAAACATCGCGAACTAGCTAGGTTTGACACATCTAGAGTAATAATACAGAACAGCCCGATTAGCAAGATCATGTCACTGCCTGGCCGTGGTCAAGTATGTGGCAAAAATTTGTATATAACCGGCGATATACTTTCAAGTCAGCAGAGCCCTACTTTGGATGCATTGCGTCAGGCGGCAACAGAAGGCCAGGGCCAGCATGAAGACTTACTTTTGGTTGATCCGACCACCATGCCATACCCGTCAGATTCAAGCGTACCTACGGATCATGTTGTTCCTACCACTACGGAAGAGCGCATCAAGCACAATTTGTATATGTGGGAAATAATCAAAAAACCATCTAGTATAAAAAGTAGCGAGCCGCCTTATGGACATGCACCGCTCATTTTAGTTTTAGATACTGCATATAAATACGAATCTCTTATCTATGATGAGCATTCAACACGTAGGGAGGTCAGTATTAGAGGAGAAGGCAATCAAATTATAAAAAAATTAGAGAGCTCTCCATTTCATGGGCTTCAGGTGGGGCGTTTAATTAACTCGGAACCTTTTGGTCTCGCTCCAGGTCGTGACGTACGCTACTATGGAGTATGTGCAAAGGGTAGATGTCAATTAGAGAAGATAATAGAGGCGATTTGCGTGGGCGTGGCTGAGGCTGTAAGCGGGCGCAAAGTTATCATCAATATGAGTTTCGGTAGCCAAAATGGAAAGGAGATCTTGTTGGGCGCCCTGAAAGATGCCCGAGATGCCGGCGTAGCTCTGGTGGCTTCTGCAGGCAATGATGACCGCTGTGGCTCATCAGGCACCGCGTGTAATCAGTTCCCAGCGCAATGGTTTGGTGATCCAAACGCTGCCGAACCTTGGAAGGGTGGATACAGTGTTGGCTCTATGGGACTCACGTCGAGCATAGGAGCTTCATCCAACACGCTTGTCTCGCGCCCCTCCGTCTTCGCGCCTGGTGTCTTTTATTTGCCTGCGAAAGAGGCGGGCAGGGCAGCGGATCTCCGGCTCTATGTGGGCAGTTCCTTCGCCACGCCTATTCTAAGCGCTGCTCTAGCGTTGTGGAGTGAGTGCCAGCCCCCAGGTACTCCCTGGCCAATGGCTAAGAATATAGCCGATTGGAAACAAGGTGGGGATGGCGTTCTGAACCTTGATACAATGTTGTCTGCTTGCAAATAA
- a CDS encoding cyclase family protein → MSDLHVIDISRSLTPDHPNWPGDAAFTVAPGLRIAQGETVNTGILSTSTHTGTHVDAPWHYDDAGLRLHEIPLDVWVGPCVVLDVRGRAMDGLLAAAVLDALPDAPPPRVLLHTGEPDHWTEFPRDFVALSPALIRGAAQRGVRMIGTDAPSVDPLESKTLDAHAACRDAGIFIVEGLNLSAVPAGSYTLICLPLPLHGVDGAPARAVLLPE, encoded by the coding sequence ATGTCCGACCTGCACGTCATCGATATCTCCCGTTCCCTGACGCCCGACCATCCGAACTGGCCGGGCGACGCGGCCTTTACCGTGGCGCCCGGCCTGCGGATCGCACAGGGCGAGACTGTGAACACCGGCATCCTGAGCACCAGCACCCACACCGGTACCCACGTGGACGCCCCGTGGCACTACGACGACGCCGGCCTGCGCCTGCACGAGATACCGCTGGACGTGTGGGTGGGCCCGTGTGTGGTACTGGACGTGCGTGGACGTGCCATGGATGGTCTGCTTGCGGCCGCCGTGCTGGACGCCCTGCCTGACGCCCCGCCGCCCCGCGTTCTGCTGCATACCGGCGAGCCCGACCACTGGACGGAGTTTCCCCGCGACTTCGTGGCCCTCTCCCCCGCCCTGATTCGCGGGGCGGCGCAGCGCGGCGTGCGCATGATCGGCACCGACGCCCCCAGTGTCGATCCACTGGAGAGCAAGACCCTGGACGCCCACGCGGCGTGCCGCGACGCCGGCATCTTCATCGTCGAGGGCCTGAACCTCAGCGCGGTACCGGCAGGGTCGTACACCCTGATCTGCCTGCCCCTGCCGCTACACGGCGTCGATGGTGCCCCGGCAAGGGCGGTGCTGCTGCCGGAGTGA
- a CDS encoding tetratricopeptide repeat protein — protein MKLLTLGGLSIEGAPYRREKPLLLLAYLCLEGTQPRKHLAELFWPDAANPMNSLAQNLIRLRPLGDVVSENDRWVEPLICCDAADFRTHHRAGRIQDAVDSYRGAFLHGVVGGLNPDLEEWLLDTRAALGAEARAAWLTVAEHHHASGDPAGAAHHAELAYAAPGADPIDPEDIPRVWRLLGRTDHPLAVTLRREAAEFGVTLPTAPEPIPAPVSIVGRTAELAQLRALPPGQVAWISGPPGIGKSALLRALAAGGGWRILPGVDGLPLGTLEPLATHPLSSTADAISTLRDTRLHIAIDGWEDCDDTTRSALTLAARQHPGATIVITARQPPALPVTQHLPLHPLSEQELDVHPGAHAATGGHPTLLSAFLSGTPADRTLDAHLTLLGDTPRRVFLALAAQDTPHLNATRAALGIGAADLAHALDRLTREGLTTPEGHIRATTPARDLLDVHPLDTSLVHLHLARAYPKEGAWRYWLKAKDLWEGQDEAKCAVDAHWYADQEMKRGYPARAARTLEVAPQTDAVKLLRGWALLELGEANRVCEILQDAMGSDEQAVCWATALMRQGNKLQALAILPTVGQGHHLIQAHIDMIKGQEARYSHIWTTAASCFRIAAHRYALTGAHWPQFNAKIQLALAQVHLGIRPEVAFDSVLQKKDVPAAYQAILWNNYFHALNLCGRSAEAKDFIILACQAFEQAENCIGHATALNNLAVIDHIAGRLDSAAEYYRKALIRCENSGDLRLFGAIACNLSELDMSEGEFRSAIAILGDSGHEDLIRTIKLNLGERWQSQIDHSTLLA, from the coding sequence ATGAAGCTGCTCACGCTGGGGGGCCTGAGCATCGAGGGTGCCCCGTATCGCCGTGAAAAACCGCTGCTCCTCCTGGCCTACCTGTGCCTGGAGGGTACCCAGCCGCGCAAGCACCTGGCCGAACTGTTCTGGCCCGACGCCGCCAATCCCATGAACTCGCTGGCGCAGAACCTGATCCGGCTGCGCCCCCTGGGTGACGTGGTGAGCGAGAACGACCGCTGGGTCGAGCCGCTGATCTGCTGTGACGCCGCCGACTTCCGTACCCACCACCGCGCCGGGCGAATTCAGGACGCTGTGGACTCGTACCGGGGCGCGTTCCTGCACGGCGTTGTGGGGGGCCTGAACCCTGATCTGGAGGAATGGCTCCTCGACACCCGCGCCGCTCTGGGGGCCGAGGCCCGCGCCGCGTGGCTCACCGTGGCCGAGCACCATCACGCCAGCGGCGACCCGGCCGGTGCCGCCCACCACGCCGAACTCGCCTACGCCGCGCCGGGGGCCGATCCCATCGACCCCGAGGACATTCCCCGTGTGTGGCGGCTGCTGGGCCGCACTGACCACCCCCTGGCCGTCACCCTGCGCCGCGAGGCTGCCGAGTTCGGCGTGACCCTGCCCACGGCCCCGGAGCCGATTCCTGCCCCCGTGAGCATCGTCGGCCGCACGGCGGAACTGGCGCAATTGCGTGCCCTGCCCCCCGGACAGGTCGCGTGGATCAGCGGCCCCCCCGGCATCGGCAAGAGCGCCCTGCTGCGTGCCCTGGCGGCGGGCGGCGGCTGGCGCATCCTCCCCGGTGTGGACGGCCTGCCGCTGGGCACCCTGGAACCCCTGGCCACGCACCCGCTGTCCAGCACCGCCGACGCGATCAGCACCCTGCGCGACACCCGCCTGCACATCGCCATCGACGGCTGGGAGGACTGTGATGACACCACGCGCTCCGCCCTGACCCTGGCCGCCCGACAGCATCCCGGCGCGACCATCGTGATCACTGCCCGGCAACCGCCCGCTCTGCCCGTCACCCAGCACCTGCCCCTGCACCCGCTGAGCGAACAGGAACTGGACGTGCATCCCGGTGCCCACGCCGCCACAGGTGGGCACCCCACGCTGCTGTCGGCCTTCCTGAGCGGCACGCCCGCCGACCGCACGCTCGACGCGCACCTGACTCTGCTGGGCGACACGCCCCGCCGCGTGTTTCTGGCCCTGGCCGCGCAGGACACCCCGCACCTGAACGCCACCCGCGCCGCCCTGGGCATCGGTGCCGCTGACCTCGCGCACGCCCTGGATCGTCTGACCCGCGAGGGCCTGACCACGCCCGAAGGGCACATCCGCGCCACCACTCCCGCCCGCGACCTGCTGGACGTGCATCCGCTGGACACGTCGCTGGTGCACCTGCACCTGGCCCGCGCCTACCCGAAAGAGGGTGCATGGCGCTACTGGCTGAAGGCGAAGGACTTGTGGGAAGGGCAGGACGAGGCTAAATGTGCTGTTGATGCACACTGGTATGCCGATCAGGAGATGAAGCGGGGTTATCCGGCTAGGGCGGCAAGGACGCTGGAGGTGGCCCCGCAGACGGATGCGGTGAAGTTGCTGCGGGGATGGGCTTTGCTTGAATTGGGCGAGGCTAATAGGGTATGCGAGATTTTACAGGACGCAATGGGAAGTGATGAGCAAGCTGTGTGTTGGGCGACGGCCTTAATGCGGCAAGGAAACAAGCTTCAGGCATTGGCGATCTTGCCTACAGTTGGACAGGGTCACCATCTCATCCAAGCTCACATAGATATGATTAAGGGCCAGGAGGCAAGGTATTCTCACATCTGGACAACTGCAGCAAGTTGTTTCAGAATTGCTGCTCATAGATACGCCTTGACTGGAGCTCATTGGCCTCAGTTTAACGCCAAGATCCAACTGGCACTTGCGCAAGTCCATCTGGGAATACGACCTGAAGTAGCATTTGACAGTGTATTACAGAAGAAAGATGTCCCTGCTGCCTATCAGGCGATCCTGTGGAATAACTATTTCCACGCCCTAAACTTATGTGGCAGATCAGCTGAAGCGAAAGATTTTATTATTCTTGCCTGCCAAGCATTTGAGCAAGCAGAGAACTGCATCGGGCACGCGACCGCGCTAAATAACTTGGCTGTGATAGATCACATTGCTGGTCGTCTGGATAGTGCGGCGGAATATTATAGAAAGGCGCTAATAAGATGTGAAAACTCAGGAGACCTGAGATTATTCGGTGCGATTGCATGTAATCTTAGTGAATTAGATATGTCAGAAGGGGAATTCCGATCTGCAATAGCAATACTTGGCGATTCGGGCCATGAAGATCTCATCCGCACGATTAAACTTAATTTGGGTGAAAGGTGGCAGTCGCAGATCGATCATTCAACACTCTTAGCCTGA
- a CDS encoding tetratricopeptide repeat protein — translation MRLRTLGQLSVEGMTFRREKVLLLLAYLCIEGPQARRRLAELFWPDAANPMNSLAQHLVHLRSLPGALIEDGTRVASGMVCDACTLRAAIREGRHADAVAEYDGAYLDGLTVPLGPDLEEWLYETREALARETRGALIVLATQAAAHGHATQAADLAARALTVGGAPPADELELPKLWHLLSLTGHPLAAQVEREARDLGLTLHAAPVPPATPFVGREAPLRILTHLAPGHVAWITGHAGMGKTALIEALARSGGWSVLHGQDSAPFATLDPLTRQRPSAAGAVSSVLRDPRLRVALDVWEATDGASRQLIEDTARERRGAALVITSRLHPAFDVDVHLQLDVLTPDDLRDHPGLYERTEGHPTLVAAALRGQPLDVRQGARVRALPAPVRDTYLMLALQDAPDLRATRRATGMGADAFALTLSHLTQEGLTAEGGHVYAAAAARDLLEQVPVHAKLLHLKLARALSGPAAWPHYEAARDLWEDSDEDGAAVAAGLRAADLLKRGYPGRAAELLDAFADRTDLAVQHAWALLGVGRYAEALARLEGLGSQEQQTVGAAVARATALVRLGRADEAVQLASRVSGSGPEAARAASVLAGAAFLRGEWEDARRHSQVAADVWQVHGNREARLTELAFVAKAKVRLGGAPAETFRDVLEESRGVPSVRGTALVNYAQVLIDIGQADLADPVMVEALTELDRAGDQLGLAATQINLGVRRHLQGRLGEAAQHYRLAVVTLQGTGNIRHLGLALSNLSEIDGDLSAFEDSLSLLVGAGQHDLVALIRRNTTLGDGDPLRALPS, via the coding sequence ATGAGACTGCGGACGCTGGGTCAGCTGTCTGTGGAGGGCATGACCTTCCGGCGCGAGAAGGTGCTGCTTCTGCTGGCGTACCTGTGCATTGAGGGGCCACAGGCCCGGCGGCGGCTCGCGGAACTGTTCTGGCCCGACGCCGCGAATCCCATGAACTCGCTGGCGCAGCACCTCGTGCATCTGCGCAGCCTGCCGGGTGCCCTGATCGAGGACGGCACCCGCGTCGCCTCGGGAATGGTGTGCGACGCCTGCACCCTGCGCGCGGCCATCCGCGAGGGCCGGCACGCCGACGCCGTGGCCGAGTACGACGGCGCGTACCTGGACGGCCTGACCGTGCCCCTCGGCCCGGATCTGGAGGAGTGGCTGTACGAGACCCGCGAGGCGCTGGCCCGCGAGACGCGGGGGGCCCTGATCGTGCTGGCGACCCAGGCGGCGGCGCACGGCCACGCCACCCAGGCCGCCGATCTCGCGGCCCGCGCCCTGACTGTGGGCGGCGCGCCGCCCGCCGACGAACTGGAACTCCCGAAGCTGTGGCACCTGCTGTCACTGACCGGCCACCCGCTGGCGGCCCAGGTGGAGCGTGAGGCCCGTGACCTGGGCCTGACCCTGCATGCCGCGCCGGTGCCGCCGGCCACGCCCTTCGTGGGTCGCGAGGCACCGCTGCGGATCCTGACGCATCTGGCCCCTGGGCACGTCGCGTGGATCACCGGGCACGCCGGGATGGGCAAGACCGCCCTGATCGAGGCGCTGGCCCGCAGCGGCGGGTGGAGCGTCCTGCACGGCCAGGACAGTGCGCCCTTCGCCACCCTGGATCCCCTGACCCGTCAGCGGCCGTCGGCGGCCGGCGCGGTGTCCAGTGTCCTGCGCGATCCCCGCCTGCGCGTCGCCCTGGATGTCTGGGAGGCCACGGACGGTGCGTCCCGGCAGCTCATCGAGGACACGGCCCGTGAGCGGCGCGGCGCGGCCCTCGTGATCACCTCCCGGCTGCACCCGGCCTTCGACGTGGATGTGCACCTCCAGCTGGACGTGCTCACCCCGGACGATCTGCGCGATCACCCCGGCCTGTACGAGCGCACCGAGGGCCACCCGACGCTGGTGGCTGCCGCCCTGCGCGGGCAGCCGCTCGACGTGCGCCAGGGAGCGCGCGTGCGGGCCCTGCCCGCCCCGGTGCGCGACACCTACCTGATGCTGGCACTCCAGGATGCCCCGGATCTGCGGGCGACCCGGCGGGCGACCGGCATGGGTGCCGACGCCTTCGCGCTGACCCTGTCGCACCTCACGCAGGAGGGACTGACCGCAGAGGGCGGGCACGTGTATGCCGCCGCCGCCGCCCGCGACCTGCTGGAGCAGGTGCCGGTCCACGCCAAGCTGCTGCACCTGAAACTCGCCCGCGCCCTGAGCGGCCCGGCCGCGTGGCCCCACTACGAGGCCGCCCGCGACCTGTGGGAGGACAGCGACGAGGATGGCGCGGCGGTGGCCGCCGGCCTGCGCGCCGCCGACCTCCTGAAGCGCGGTTACCCGGGACGCGCGGCCGAGCTGCTGGACGCCTTCGCCGACCGTACTGATCTGGCGGTGCAGCACGCCTGGGCGTTGCTGGGCGTGGGCCGCTACGCCGAGGCCCTCGCCCGGCTGGAGGGGCTGGGCAGTCAGGAGCAGCAGACGGTCGGAGCCGCGGTGGCACGCGCGACGGCACTCGTGCGGCTGGGCCGGGCCGACGAGGCCGTGCAGCTCGCCAGCCGGGTCTCGGGAAGTGGCCCCGAGGCCGCCAGGGCGGCGAGTGTGCTGGCGGGAGCCGCGTTTCTGAGGGGCGAGTGGGAGGACGCGCGCAGGCACAGCCAGGTTGCGGCGGATGTCTGGCAGGTGCACGGAAACCGGGAAGCGCGGCTGACCGAGCTGGCCTTTGTGGCCAAGGCGAAGGTTCGCCTGGGCGGCGCGCCCGCAGAGACGTTCCGGGACGTGCTGGAGGAGAGCCGGGGCGTCCCGAGCGTGCGGGGCACCGCGCTCGTGAACTACGCCCAGGTGCTCATCGATATCGGTCAGGCGGATCTGGCGGATCCGGTGATGGTCGAAGCCCTGACAGAACTCGATCGTGCCGGCGATCAACTCGGCCTGGCGGCGACCCAGATCAACCTGGGTGTCCGGCGGCACCTGCAGGGGCGGCTCGGTGAGGCGGCGCAGCATTACCGTCTGGCCGTGGTGACCCTGCAGGGCACGGGGAATATCCGTCACCTGGGGCTGGCGCTCAGCAACCTCAGCGAGATCGACGGTGATCTCAGCGCCTTCGAGGACTCGCTCAGTCTGCTGGTCGGGGCCGGTCAGCACGACCTGGTGGCCCTGATCCGCCGCAACACCACCCTGGGTGACGGCGATCCGCTCCGGGCGCTGCCGTCCTGA